The sequence catgcatactaatgtttattcttatatttataatcttaaaagttaaaataaaaaaaaatgaatggtaaaatggagtagctttttgtcaaaaatgaagtattgaaaatgaagtggtctccttctataattaaaaaaaaatatactttcatcaaatgaatttttttttgtggccgacaattccaaacacgtgtcagtgtttagtttatcaagaatatctcttgctttggtgaaaggtcacgatcacgatatcgggtgttgtgaaagaattaaaaaattggtcaagtggtctTTTAAAAAATAGAAATTTTTTTTAGGTGTAAAGCAAGTAAAGTGGGAGATGACCCAATTGCTATTACCTGCCCTCGTATTTTTTTAATCATTTTCTTATCTCGTCAACAACTTTTTACCCCAACTTCTAGTTATATATTACCACATCACCTAAAACTTTCAACAACTCTCTTCAACAACCTATCAAATTACAAATCCCACTTCCCCAACTTCACTTTACGTCACAATCACTATTTTTCGTGATCTAAATTGCTCTACAGCGAAAGTTAATGCAATATCGGGTGATAATCTAAGAGACGTATTAAATAAAAAGTCAGAGGATAAGATGATCACGGAATTAATATGTTCCAACTTCTAGCACACCCCACCATGCTCTATTCAATTATTCGTGAACTATGTACACTAGATTAAATGATGTTATGGTCACTTTTCAATAATTTAAACATAATATAAACATTTACTGTCTTTATTTTGCCAATAGAAAAGGAAAATTACACCATTTTCTTATCCTAAACAATTTAACAGTACTTTCATtcttatgtaaaaaaaaaaaagataaacacACAATTTGCATAAGAATGTGTAAATGCAATTAAGGTAAACtggttctttatggccatatcaacgtagatcaacaaaatcatttatggttttgataaaagattaattgaaaattaattgttttttggttttggattctcggtaacaaaagcaaaggttgtttttggttgccacaacaaacaagacagaggttgttgacctttgttgttaaacatggcacaagtgaacaataacaatagattattgttttttgaAAAGAATAGTGATGCGttaattgtataaaataaaattaaagaaaatggttttcattgatgactatgaacaaacgtaaacaaagtgtttgtggtatttggtgttttaaaaaaaaaaaaaaaaaaagtgcatctaaagcttctactgaaaaaatatgcatctaaagcttctactgaaaattaatgtgcaaggtacaacatataactatatggtcaaattcatttgagccttcggagtcacaagtatatgatgtatatatattactcaattaacaaaatagtaaatcgaaattaattcatataaatagtaaaacgaaattaattaatttactattcacataaaaaagcgcatatgatgaaaagcgcatcgcatatgaaaagcgcatatgataaaaagcgaatatgatgaaaaacacagcgcatatgatgaaaatcgcatatgattaaaagcgcatatggtgaaaaacacagcgcatataattaaaagcgtatatggtgaaaatgatatatgataaaaaaaagcacatatggtgatttatgaaaaaaaaaaaaaaaaaacacatatggtgattaatggaaagcacatatagtgattaatgaaaagtatattgtaaaAAAGAATcataaatgtttcttgaaagaattcaaggtaagatatatgaaccaattcatccatcatgtgaagcaTTTtgataatagacgcatctagcggatggtctcatatttgtatgttatcaagccgtaatatggcatttgcaaagtttcttgcacaaattattaaattgagaacacattattctgattacaccattaaaaagatgagacttgataatgctggtgagttaacatctcaagcatttaatgatcattatatatctacagggattgttgttgaacatccagttgctcatgtgcatacataaaattagtttagctgaatcaatagcagctaataactagacaattgataatgagtacaaatctctcaatatttatatgtggacatgtaaatttacatgttgcgacattaattcgcattataccatgtggaagtcataaatattttcacttaatacttgattttggccaagagccaaatattttccaccttagaacattggttgtgcaatgtatgttccaattgtatcaccacaacacaataaaatggttcttcaaagaaagatggtaatatattttggatataaaacatcttcaatcataagatatattgaacccatgatgggtgatgtttttacagcacgttttgctgattgtcattttaataaaacattgttccctggattagggggagaaataaaaataaaaaaataaaataatgcttcatgatgtgaacatcaattaaggtatattgaactcgcacaaaagaatgtgaaacgaaagttcaaaaataatgcatatgcaagaacttgcaaattaattactttatgcatttatatatataaaaaaagtgactaaatcatatatataccagcgataaatgctccagctcgaactgaaattctaaaagttggcaataatgtcactgttgagtctttgccacgcatcaaacgtggaagatcaattggttccgaagataaaaatcctcgaaaaagaaaatcagctgataatgaggtaaaagaaagtgttcaagaagaatcacaaatcaatattccttctgcagaggatattgataaatgtaaatactaaaattgtgataaattatgcaatattatggaaccgaaatgaaattaaaatctctatgagatattttcatataatgttacaatgacatcatgaataaagatgatgatctggaactaaaatctgtcattgaatatacaaaatggacatgattgagctcaatggaaaggagcaatacgagctgaattagaatcgctcgataaaagaaaagttttcggatcaatcgttatcacttttaaagatgtgaaacgtatgggatacaaatgaatttttatccgaaaagaaatgtgcaaatgaagttacaaggcaaaactagacttgtaactcaatatttcccacaaagaccggaAATGAATTAGGAAGAAAACTTATCCTccagtaatggatacaattacttattagatacttaatcaacctggtagttatttaaatgcatctcatgaatattgttactacttatctgtatggatcacttaatagtgatatatatgaatatacctaaagggttaaggtatcataagcatctaatgtaaaacccaagggaatatattccattaaatcacaaagatttctaaatgggtttatacaaacgggacgtatgtggtataaccgattaaatgactacttgataaaaaagggtataaatataaacttattttgcacgtatgtattataaaaacaatgttcggatatgagatcgtagttgtttatgtcaatgttcttaacatcatatgaacaaataaagagatctatgaaatcattcaacttctaaagaattatttttgaaatgaaagatcttgaaaaaaccaagtattaccttggattgcaaattgagcatatgcctaatagtttacttgtacatcaaacaacttataccgaaaatattttaaaatatttttttttaaaagacaaactcattgttgttagatcactcaatattgacactgatctatttcatccctgcgaagatcatgaaaatcttaacagatcggaagttccatattttagtgcaattgaggttcttatgtatcttatagattgtacaagacctgacatttctcttgcagttaatttgttggcaagattcagctcaaatgacaatggagcgggatcaaacacatatattttgatacccttgagaaactgctgatttaaaattattttattctaacgtttcaaaacaagatttggttgattatgtatatgcaggtcattcatcaaatcctcataaagataaatctcaaactcgatatgtattcctaaatggaggtaccacaaaatcatggcgttcttaaaacaaacacttattgcaacatcatcaaatcatgacgaagtgattgcattatatgaaactactcgaaaatgtgtttggttgagatcaataacacaaatcattaatgattcttgtggactagaacgctataaaagaccaacaactatcttcaccaataactatatatgaagataatgcagcttgcataatacaaatgaaagaagagtatcaaaagtgattgaacaaaatataaatactgacgaggcgccaaagccatagacggtcttaacagtcataagtttgatggaaaataatggtatgttggtaaggctcagaaaagactacaagggaataggaattgaaacaagggtttgagcaaaccatgaaggagactgtagacaaatcacaggggctaaacttgtacataaaagatttagatgatacagtttcaaatgaaaacctcagattcttctcatatactcaagatctcgtaaaagacaaccagattaaaatgagatacgttcaatcaacaactctgctgatctttataccaaagcactgccaactgctattttcagaacacacgttcataatattggcatgaggcatgttcagaagatgtaacaattcaggcgttgcctacttgagggggagtcaactctatgctgcactctttttcccttagctaaagttttatcccaatgggttttctttaacaaggtttttaacgaggcagtactagttattctctaataaaattgtcatccaagggggagtgttataaaatatctagactgtcttataaaatatctagattggatgttaattttattattattatatttcttgcatagtaatattttatactataaatagacatgtatggtaaccatttaaggagtaccatttctcttgaaatatcaatatcaatatttattctctccttcttctctctttttctctctttgttcttataaccattaaaggtagttataaacctactgaattataacaatcagaatatatatatttattattaaaagtcaacaaaagtcaactccgCCTCGAACGTACGCCTCGGTTCGCCTCGAGGCATACGCCTCGCCTCACAGAGGGAAAACGCCTTGAGGCACGTTTCCGTTTTTTTAAACCTTGCTGACAGCCctaaaaaaaaagtttgacaatttgccctcgcaaggcgcaaggcaccttgcgtctttgcgaccttgcgtctttgcgatcttgcgaccttgcgttacTGACAAACGCAACAAAgagacttgcgtccttgcgtattgcgtcttgcgtcttgcgacttgcgcctttgcgtcttgcgtcttgcgtcttaagattttcatgatttcgtggataagattttgtacgatttttgtactattacggataactttttcaattcatataaggTATTACCAGCTCTATTTTCACTTCATTTCCACCATTTCAACATAAATCATATAATTTCAAGCGTCATTAAGGTAACTTTCTTTGTTTTAAATAATGAGTTTTAGTGATAATAAAACCTTTGTTATTCATATATGTTGTGGTGGttcttttcaatttattaataacttaCCTATGTATTTGCCTCTAGATTGTTTTAGAACACGATTAAAACTCACAGTTGCTCCCCAAAAACTAATTACTCGaataatattgttaaaaaatgttcttagaaaaattaatttgccacctaatgctcctgtttcaatgagatatgttgtcgataatcttgtttttgatattactgatgattatgaagactttcgtgattttctacaacatgcaatatcaaatgctcctattaatatttacattgtcgacaaagttacaatgcatcaactcccagaaaacttacagtcagtgcaaatcctaccaatacacaatgtccatcaaaacctaccaacacacggtgtccaacaaaacctaccaacaaacgaggagagcacaaaccttcagacacccaatttggaagaagcacgacctgaagtaccacctccaaacacataagagtttgatttcttcaactatggagttgagaacgtatgtaaaattaaaaaaaacagatcacccttttgaatcagttgtcgcgtctagtgcttcggaggaagaaaatgacagagaagatcaagatgaagatgaaaatgaagaagaggaagaaaaaaaggatatattctggaatatgccacttttattgagtgagcatgaccaagagactgaatctacgagccaaataacaaccagttatagagtatccgatttgattaaagttcgacaaacttttttaaacaaggatgattttgtaaaccatctatacacaaaatgtcttgaagaaaacttccaaattaagcctgtaaagtctgacaaatctcgattcactgctaaatgcatgttgccaaattgtgagtggaaatgtagtgcatacaaaatacgccacactgacaacttcatcgtaaagaaattgcatgacgtacacacatgctcacgtacccaaattatgggaaataataaacatgcttccaaaaaggtgttaggaagtattctgatggaatcgttcaaagctgcaaatcgagactataatccaaaagatatacgtgatgatgttggcaaccgttttcgggtgagcatttcttacaatcaagcatggagagccaagtgtcatgcaatagagatgcttcgtggcagtatggatgactcgttccgaatgcttcccatttatcttcataacattaagattcataacccagaaagcatgacaaatgtggtgactgacaatgaaaatagattcgtgatgtgttacatgtcctttggcgcagttgtaagtatcactcatcctacaattgttttatcttaaactaatagcaatctcatttgatttgtttgcgtgcagattcgatcatttgtccaaaatgttcgccctattatcatcgttgatggtgcacatttgaaagctggatacttgggtacaaatttagtcgctgttgcaatggatgccaataacgaaattttgccattggcttatggaattggtgaaggcgagacaaacgaggtttggtcatggttttttggcaatctaagagatcatttagagagttgtggtatgagtaatcgtatgtcagagattacctttatttctgatcgtgctccttcaatagcacatggtatttcaaatgtgtttcctgaagcctttcactctttttgcgcacgtcatctattcatgaacataaaaacgatgtccaacaaattcaaatattttgaatggcactattggaaaatggttaaggcttatCGTTTGTCAGATTTTCAAGATCATGTTAGTGTATTTCAACGAAGATTAAAAGCGTCTCACAAGTATCTAAATGACGTTGGTTTCAACAAATGGTCCAGAAGTCATGCTGATCATGTTAAGTatgcataccttactagcaacagtgtagagtctattaacgctctatccaaacatgctcgcaaactaccagtttgcatgtttttggaattttttcgcgcttctatacaggattggtttttcaaacatcacaacaaagcagttagtctcacttcaacggttactccatatgttgaacgtaaattaggtaagaggacgaacaaatcaagaagatggcaagcatttccatcgacaaacaatctaatagaggtgcgtgatggaaggaaaaacggcctcgttaatctagaagatagaacatgtacatgtgggcaatggcaattatcaggcataccttgcggacatgtattggcagcagcacgactcttcggagtggaagatgttacatgttatgtatcacattggttcttgtctcaaacttatataaatacatattccgaacacatccttcctttgccccatcgatCCGAATGGTCCGATCCAGGGCTCAAGATCTTGAAAATCGTAAAGCCCCCAATTCAAAAGAAAAGAGCACCTGGATGCCCAAAAAGTACCGATCGGATTCCATCTCAAGGTGAAGAAACTGAAAAGAaagtaagaacatgtactcgttgcaagaaagcaggtcataaccgaacaacatgtagcgcttcttatgacctaaccggtgaatctacttctcagagggttaaaaaaacagcctcaaaatcaaagtcaaagtcGAAAGAGAAAGTCGAACCTTCGCAAGCTTATCAGTCTCAATTTTATCAAACGTACGATTTAGACCAGAATTAGGGGACCAGAATTAGTTGCttgtttatcagtctcagtttgttgtttatcagtctcagtttgttgtttatgtttatcagtctcagtttgttgTTTAAATATGTGTTATGGATTGACCTACATACAGACGCAAGAACGCAAGAAAAATCTTGCGTATGTCATCAAACACACGCAAATACGCAAACAATAACTTGCGTCTGTCTTTAAAAAAGACGCAACTTTGCAAACAATACCTTGCGTATGTCATGAAACATACGCAAGCACGAAAACAGCAACTTGCGTATATCTTTTaaagagacgcaaggacgcaaacataaCCTTGCGTAAGTCTTCAAACATACGCAAGCACGCAAACAAAACCTTGCGTAAGCCATTTaaagagacgcaaggacgcaaacaacaCCTTGCGTCTGACAAAAAACCAGAAGCAAGGATGCAAAAAAGGCCTTGCGTCTGTCCCAGATTATTTACATACAAAAATTACATGTTTTACCTAAAAACTGTATAATAATTACATCTACAAGttaactaattaacaacctttgggtcctctgggtcctctggtggtggtggttcctgtgtatcaaagcgtgcacggaagaatgttcttgccattcgaattctatagtccttagcagcctttttagggtctccaatgttgtcaatctgatcccaaccaaaaactatcctctccatatgaaggcagacccaaacaccacaatcaccatggccaccactctgcATTGGCACATACGGTGCATCCTCGATCATCAACTCTACATCTTCTCTGTTCTCATAATAGTCAACAATTTGTGAGTCCTGCTTCTTGTTAAAGTAATCAATAGCCTTCATATATAACGGCAAGTTGTCTGATAAGTTTTTGAAGACAGCCTCGAGTTGACCTTTTTTCAAACAACCCTTTAAACTATCATAGACTAATACTCTCTGTTCATCTAAGTTCAAAGTGAGTAGTATAAAATGTTCAAGATCTGAAAAATGTACtggaatcaaaatctgcaacaaaagaaACATAAAAAGTCAATAAGGAAGGACGCAAGGTTGAACTTGCgagacacgcaaggacgcaaggtagacCTTGCGAGTGGACGCATGGACGCAAATTTGACTTTGCGTCCATCGTGAAGACGCAAGGTTAATCTTGCgagggtcgcaaggacgcaagagaGTGTTTGCGAACGGACGCAAGGGCGCAAGATTTGTCTTGCACCTATTACAGTTTACTCAAAATGtatagtttatataaaaaaaaaaggactaaccttatcacattcagcccaggatggataaaggtcatcactaccatccccaagaccaatcaaatacatataatctgggggattgaatttaatgatcccctctgcttcaggattagatgtatcccccttctcctcctcattttgagtgtcatcatcataaaaggacttgaatttctccagttgattgaggaaacccaatggcataatcgtccatcgagaactacatgtataatctgcaatcggaaactgaggactcgaggacatctggctagctcggggcagaaacctctgccgaaatctcaacaggaaggtagcccatccatcaatatgctataatcagatcaagttgattatgaatgttataaagctaaaaacaaaacaaaacatgcataagtttataattattaacaaacttACTATGTTTTCCAAATAACCAGAAAATGCAATTCCCAATAAACGTTTCCAAAACTCAGTATCAAGGAAGAGGAAGGTTTCATTTTGGAAAATGAACATGCAACGCGTATCTTGCTTATTGAGGATTAGTGATTTCAAATCTTTTGCTGGCCCTACATGCTTCCTTTGATCTCTCCATgcatttggtggtggtggttgcaaagttccttgatcgtttataaatttatcaaccattgaccaaatttcctcctcaccaacccaatccttttccttcctttttctcttcctttcctttttcagaaaaaaaaaattagtaataaagacgcaaagacgcaagaattGTCTTGCATCGGTGTAATGCAAACGCAAATACACAATATAGGTCTTGCGTCCATCAGTGAAgtatacgcaaagacgcaaggtaatCCTTGCGTCCAACAATGAagaagacgcaaagacgcaaggtgatCCTTGCGTCATTCACTAACCTCATGCTGGTCTGCTTGTTTTTCTGCTTCATTAACCAATGGCAAATCAACTCCTTGCTCAATCTCCTCAGACACCAGAGCCACGTTCTCATCTTGTTTATCAACAACTTTTTCAGCCCCTTTTTCAGTAGGCTTTTCAGTTTCCATTGGCAACACATTCTCAGCTTCTTTAGTCCCTTGATGAGAAACTTTCAGCCTTTTTACTCTAGAAGCTACTTCGTCAGACAACTGTATATAATCTATGAGTCAGCaaacatacgcaaggacgcaagatatatcttgcgtaaaacaagacgcaaaacgcaaggtCTTATAAAcatcaggcgcaaggacgcaaggaaaacCTTGCGTCTGGTGAATATTACAGACATACCTTCTCCAATGGTTTTCTGTAGCCCGGTGTTGTGAAAGGGGAATTTAAAAAATGAGTGGGCCTTCTTTCTCTTTTCCCACGTCTAACAACCCTCGGAGATGTATCATTGTCAGAGAAAGATCGAGGATCCACATATGCATCCTCGTTATCAACATACTATAATGAACAAAACGCAAAAAATAAGAAAAGTAgccatacgcaaggtcgcaagtaaGTCCTTGCGTCTGAGTTAGGGACGCAAGTACAACCTGCGCCTAAATTACaatcaagacgcaaggacgcaagatggtACTTGCGTCTGATATAAcgtcaggcgcaaggacgcaagtaaAACCTTGCGCCAACATAACAggcaagacgcaaggtcgcaaaaaaAACTTGCGCCTAGTTTACCTGATGTTCCTGGTGTTCCTGTTCTTTCAAACGTTTTTCATGATCATCAAGCTTCTTTTTACAATCAgccaactccttttcttgatcatCCACCCTCTTAGTCAACATATTAACCATACGCAATAATTCCTGCAAATTGTTGCCTTTTTGTGTTGGATGAGGGTCCGAGGTCTGCTCTGACTCCTCCTGCAATAATTCCTTCAAACTGCCACCCAACTCCTCTTCAACTTGATTATCATCTTGTGTATTTTTCTCGTCTTCAACAACATCTCCTTGAAAGTAAGAGGAACTCTGGATCCACCATTGACAACCTCTCTCTGTCTCAGATGGGTGCAGGGAACGAAAAGGTCTTTTTCTCTTCGGACAATCATCCTGAAATGAAGTTATATTAGTAAAAACaaaaggacgcaaggacgcaaaagtcATTTTGCGTCTAGACGCAAGAACGCAAAGATCATCTTGCGAGTAGATG comes from Rutidosis leptorrhynchoides isolate AG116_Rl617_1_P2 chromosome 4, CSIRO_AGI_Rlap_v1, whole genome shotgun sequence and encodes:
- the LOC139842287 gene encoding uncharacterized protein, with product MFIFQNETFLFLDTEFWKRLLGIAFSGYLENIHIDGWATFLLRFRQRFLPRASQMSSSPQFPIADYTCSSRWTIMPLGFLNQLEKFKSFYDDDTQNEEEKGDTSNPEAEGIIKFNPPDYMYLIGLGDGSDDLYPSWAECDKILIPVHFSDLEHFILLTLNLDEQRVLVYDSLKGCLKKGQLEAVFKNLSDNLPLYMKAIDYFNKKQDSQIVDYYENREDVELMIEDAPYVPMQSGGHDARCCLRPCVSLNGLRKVLFACLRMFEDLRKVMFASLRLFKRYTQVAVFVLAYVS